A stretch of Amycolatopsis balhimycina FH 1894 DNA encodes these proteins:
- a CDS encoding ABC transporter permease — protein MTTMTTNPAATAAPTRPAYRVTWRHVLRSEWTKLWSLRSTWITLGLGLVFLVGFGLISAARYQSNISSGQPLDPDFAQATAVSLSLFGTNFAQLALGVLGVLVAAGEYSTGMIRSTLTAVPRRLPVLWAKSGVFGLVALLVGVAGAFLAFLFGSGIVSGTPAAMTLSDAGVVRTLFGAGLYLGLVGVIGVALGALLRSVAGGISVLVAALMLIPGLISLLPKAWQTDLGPYLPSNAGQSMFALTHDSTSLSPTAGLLVFVGWTVLALGGAAVRLVRSDA, from the coding sequence ATGACCACCATGACCACGAATCCGGCCGCGACGGCCGCGCCCACCCGGCCGGCCTACCGGGTGACCTGGCGCCACGTCCTGCGCTCGGAGTGGACGAAGCTGTGGTCGCTGCGCTCGACGTGGATCACCCTGGGCCTCGGTCTGGTGTTCCTGGTCGGGTTCGGCCTGATCTCCGCCGCCCGCTACCAATCGAACATCAGCTCCGGGCAGCCGCTCGACCCGGACTTCGCGCAGGCCACCGCCGTCAGCCTGTCCCTGTTCGGGACCAACTTCGCGCAGCTGGCCCTGGGTGTCCTGGGTGTGCTGGTCGCCGCCGGTGAGTATTCGACCGGGATGATCCGCTCGACGCTGACCGCGGTCCCGCGCCGCCTGCCGGTGCTGTGGGCCAAATCGGGGGTCTTCGGGCTGGTCGCCCTGCTCGTCGGGGTGGCCGGTGCGTTTCTCGCCTTCCTCTTCGGCAGCGGCATCGTTTCCGGGACGCCGGCCGCGATGACGCTGTCGGACGCCGGCGTCGTGCGCACCCTGTTCGGCGCCGGTTTGTACCTCGGGCTCGTCGGCGTGATCGGCGTCGCCCTGGGCGCGCTGCTGCGGTCGGTGGCCGGGGGCATCTCGGTCCTGGTCGCCGCGCTGATGCTGATCCCGGGCCTGATCTCGCTGCTCCCGAAGGCGTGGCAGACCGACCTCGGCCCTTATCTGCCCAGCAACGCGGGCCAGTCGATGTTCGCCCTGACCCACGACAGCACCAGCCTGTCCCCCACCGCCGGGCTGCTCGTCTTCGTCGGCTGGACGGTGCTGGCGCTGGGTGGTGCCGCCGTCCGGCTGGTCCGGTCCGACGCTTGA
- a CDS encoding ABC transporter ATP-binding protein, whose amino-acid sequence MIEAHQLTKRYGEKTAVDRLDFTVRPGTVTGFLGPNGAGKSTTMRLIVGLDAPTGGSVQVNGRRYAEHTAPLQEVGVLLEAKSVHPGRSAFDHLLAQAQTHGIPRRRVDEVIELTGLQSVAKKRAGSFSLGMGQRLGIAAALLGDPATVMLDEPVNGLDPEGVLWIRNLLTGLAADGRTVFVSSHLMSEMALVAEHLIVVGRGRLLADTTVADLVRDAGGDTVQVATADPARLREVLAGPGVEIAGRSGSEELQVTGLSARTVGLKAAEHGIALFELTARTVSLEQAFMDLTRDAVEYHGVTTTGIDTLGRAA is encoded by the coding sequence ATGATCGAGGCACACCAGCTGACGAAGCGTTACGGGGAGAAGACGGCGGTGGACCGGCTGGACTTCACCGTCCGGCCGGGCACTGTCACCGGGTTTCTGGGACCGAACGGCGCCGGGAAGTCCACCACCATGCGGCTGATCGTCGGGCTGGACGCCCCGACCGGCGGCTCGGTGCAGGTCAACGGCCGCCGCTACGCCGAGCACACCGCGCCGCTGCAGGAGGTCGGGGTTCTGCTGGAGGCGAAGTCCGTCCACCCGGGACGGTCGGCGTTCGACCACCTGCTCGCCCAGGCCCAGACGCATGGCATCCCACGCCGCCGGGTGGACGAGGTGATCGAACTGACCGGTCTGCAGTCCGTCGCCAAGAAACGCGCGGGAAGCTTCTCGCTCGGGATGGGGCAGCGGCTGGGGATCGCCGCGGCCCTGCTCGGCGACCCGGCCACGGTCATGCTCGACGAGCCGGTCAACGGGCTCGATCCCGAAGGCGTCCTGTGGATCCGGAACCTGCTCACCGGGCTCGCCGCCGACGGGCGCACCGTGTTCGTGTCCTCGCACCTGATGAGCGAGATGGCGCTGGTCGCCGAACACCTCATCGTCGTCGGCCGCGGCCGGCTGCTCGCCGACACCACGGTGGCCGACCTCGTGCGCGACGCCGGCGGCGACACCGTGCAGGTGGCCACCGCCGACCCGGCGCGGCTGCGCGAGGTCCTGGCCGGCCCGGGCGTCGAAATCGCCGGCCGCAGCGGGTCCGAGGAACTGCAGGTGACCGGCCTGTCCGCCCGCACCGTCGGGCTCAAGGCGGCCGAGCACGGCATCGCACTGTTCGAACTGACCGCGCGGACCGTCTCGCTCGAACAGGCCTTCATGGACCTGACCCGCGACGCCGTCGAGTACCACGGCGTCACCACCACCGGCATCGACACCCTCGGGAGGGCGGCATGA
- a CDS encoding glycosyltransferase family 4 protein — protein MTALAIVCALLAAGMFAAAAARQHREVTGLGVEGAPKLRTLARLLRSPGWWLGTGLATGGSLLHILALSLAPLAVVQPLGVFSLVLTVVFTRRARTPRVLAAVVLVLTGVTGFVTLAAFTTPTTSITFGGAESVAVTGFVLAAIAWFVQAGCAVPAAAAAVLFGLGSSVVHAAVTQPFAAAVLLGGQALLLLGAGGVLLHRAYAAGHTAVVVGTTTVLDPLTAVAVAALVYGETPHLTATVAIPAAAAALVALTGVCVLAGALPQARHRARHRAKENPVSPSGLRVLIGADTFPPDINGASFFAGRLAHGLARRGHDVHVVCPSHDGPPSTEQRDGYTIHRVRSRAIPFHGGYRFCTPGGARQATGPLLDRLRPDVVHVQAHFGVGRALLAAAAARGIPGMATNHFMPDNLLGYTPFPRRVKDTIARWAWRDLVRVYRDARLVTTPTPRAAEVLATIGLERPVEVVSCGIDLAHYAAPARPADRPTSVLFVGRLDAEKNIDQLLRAIAPLPHVRVDLVGDGTRRQELKALAGELGAAGRVTFHGFVSDAELVHRYAEADVFCMPGTAELQSLATMEAMAAGLPVVAADALALPHLVHHGTNGYLFEPGAVSTISRWIAELAADPAARDRMGAESRAIVARHDIDGALAGFEAQYRILLGLPTAAASARGNEEAVTTA, from the coding sequence ATGACCGCGCTCGCCATCGTCTGCGCCCTGCTCGCCGCGGGCATGTTCGCGGCCGCGGCCGCCCGGCAGCACCGCGAGGTCACCGGCCTCGGCGTCGAGGGCGCACCGAAGCTGCGGACATTGGCCCGGTTGCTGCGCTCCCCCGGCTGGTGGTTGGGCACGGGCCTGGCGACCGGGGGCAGCCTGCTGCACATCCTCGCCCTGTCGCTGGCCCCGCTCGCCGTGGTCCAGCCGCTCGGCGTCTTCAGCCTTGTCCTCACGGTCGTCTTCACGCGGCGAGCGCGGACGCCCCGGGTGCTCGCCGCCGTCGTGCTCGTCTTGACCGGCGTCACCGGCTTCGTGACGCTCGCGGCGTTCACCACCCCGACTACCTCGATCACGTTCGGCGGCGCCGAATCGGTGGCGGTGACCGGGTTCGTTCTAGCCGCGATCGCCTGGTTCGTGCAGGCGGGCTGCGCCGTGCCGGCCGCGGCGGCCGCTGTCCTGTTCGGACTCGGCTCGTCGGTCGTCCACGCCGCCGTCACCCAGCCGTTCGCGGCGGCCGTGCTGCTCGGTGGTCAAGCACTGCTCCTGCTGGGCGCCGGTGGGGTGCTCCTGCACCGCGCCTACGCGGCGGGGCACACCGCTGTCGTCGTCGGCACCACGACCGTGCTCGATCCGCTGACCGCCGTCGCCGTCGCGGCCCTGGTCTACGGGGAGACGCCGCACCTGACCGCCACCGTCGCGATCCCGGCGGCGGCCGCCGCACTCGTCGCTCTCACCGGCGTGTGTGTGCTCGCCGGCGCTCTGCCGCAAGCCCGTCATCGAGCCCGTCATCGAGCCAAGGAGAATCCCGTGTCCCCCTCCGGCCTTCGCGTCCTGATCGGCGCCGACACCTTCCCGCCCGACATCAACGGCGCGTCCTTCTTCGCCGGACGACTGGCCCACGGGCTCGCCCGCCGGGGCCACGACGTCCACGTCGTCTGCCCCTCCCACGACGGCCCCCCGAGCACCGAGCAGCGCGACGGCTACACGATCCACCGGGTCCGGTCGCGGGCCATCCCGTTCCACGGCGGCTACCGGTTCTGCACCCCCGGTGGCGCCCGGCAGGCCACCGGGCCCCTGCTGGACCGGTTGCGCCCCGACGTCGTGCACGTCCAGGCCCACTTCGGGGTGGGCCGTGCCCTGCTCGCGGCGGCGGCCGCCCGCGGGATCCCCGGCATGGCCACCAACCACTTCATGCCCGACAACCTGCTCGGGTACACCCCGTTCCCCCGGCGGGTGAAAGACACGATCGCCCGCTGGGCGTGGCGGGACCTCGTGCGGGTCTATCGCGACGCGCGCCTGGTGACCACGCCGACGCCGCGTGCGGCCGAGGTCCTGGCCACCATCGGGCTCGAGCGGCCGGTCGAAGTCGTCTCGTGCGGCATCGACCTCGCGCACTACGCCGCCCCCGCGCGCCCCGCCGATCGGCCGACGTCGGTGCTGTTCGTCGGCCGGCTCGACGCGGAGAAGAACATCGACCAGCTGCTGCGCGCCATCGCCCCGCTGCCGCACGTCCGCGTGGACCTCGTCGGCGACGGGACTCGCCGCCAAGAACTCAAGGCGCTCGCCGGGGAACTGGGCGCCGCCGGCCGCGTGACGTTCCACGGTTTCGTGTCCGACGCCGAACTCGTCCACCGCTACGCCGAGGCCGACGTATTCTGCATGCCCGGTACCGCCGAGTTGCAGAGCCTCGCCACGATGGAGGCGATGGCCGCCGGCCTGCCCGTCGTCGCCGCCGACGCGCTCGCCCTCCCGCACTTGGTGCACCACGGGACCAACGGTTACCTGTTCGAGCCGGGCGCGGTCTCGACGATTTCCCGGTGGATCGCCGAGCTGGCCGCCGACCCGGCCGCGCGGGACCGCATGGGTGCGGAGTCCCGGGCGATTGTGGCGCGGCACGACATCGACGGTGCCCTGGCCGGTTTCGAGGCGCAGTACCGGATCCTGCTCGGCCTGCCCACCGCTGCCGCGTCGGCCAGAGGGAACGAAGAGGCGGTCACGACCGCGTAG
- a CDS encoding DUF998 domain-containing protein, which translates to MTAAVAQVIMAGLTFGFAGSVNPLRDPVSDYAWHRGGRLLFAVAVLLLLAAAGALAAAAHLAALPRTPLASVLFVLWTAGLIVVLVFRSNVSATDPTVSGEIHRVGGAVLFTSLPLAARTLSTRLRTEPRWLPAASAVRRGATAGLVTAAAFGLTQLVGWLPLGLLERAALLGEFTIVATVATALRRAVR; encoded by the coding sequence GTGACGGCCGCCGTCGCGCAGGTGATCATGGCCGGGTTGACCTTCGGGTTCGCCGGCAGCGTCAACCCGCTGCGCGACCCGGTCAGCGATTACGCCTGGCATCGCGGCGGCCGGCTCCTGTTCGCCGTCGCCGTCCTGCTGCTGCTCGCGGCGGCCGGAGCGCTCGCCGCCGCGGCCCACCTCGCCGCGTTGCCGCGAACCCCGCTCGCGAGCGTTCTCTTCGTGCTGTGGACGGCCGGGCTGATCGTGGTGCTGGTGTTTCGCAGCAACGTCAGCGCGACGGACCCGACCGTCTCGGGGGAGATCCACCGCGTCGGCGGGGCTGTGCTGTTCACCAGCCTGCCGCTGGCGGCCCGGACGCTGAGCACGCGGCTGCGCACCGAGCCCCGCTGGCTGCCCGCGGCGTCCGCGGTGCGCCGCGGCGCGACGGCCGGCCTCGTGACGGCCGCGGCGTTCGGCTTGACCCAGCTCGTCGGCTGGCTGCCCCTCGGCTTGCTGGAACGGGCCGCGCTGCTGGGTGAGTTCACCATCGTCGCCACCGTGGCGACCGCGCTGCGCAGGGCCGTCCGATGA
- a CDS encoding sensor histidine kinase: MKRPRWKTLSLRARLGVLVAVAVAIAVVTVSASSWSITRANLYDQFDARLQSYAQLAAKTSSPEEALQTLRSTEEHPGFGRDGGLTVQFLSATGAVTGTAGTMPVIPSSPLDEPVASGSLSRTSDVRRIAGDRFRVWTAQRSDGGAVQVAQDSEEVEKTLARLGFWLLAVSLVGVLGATFTGRAIARSALRPVDDLTAAAENVARTQELSAAIDVAATGEIGRLATSFNAMLGALSRSRDEQRRLVEDAGHELRTPLASLRNNIELLIHADANPQRRLSPEDRSRLLSDLDTQAIELTALVGELVELSTGERPSEAAEHLVLADVVRSAVERARSRWPDVFFEAELTGAEVVARPGAIERAVVNVLDNAAKWSPSGTTVLVTMSVASGTVRVRVDDEGPGIAEVDLPHVFERFYRADAARALPGSGLGLAIVDQVLTQHGGRAEAGHADGGGARFDLVLPLAAS; this comes from the coding sequence GTGAAACGGCCCCGCTGGAAGACGCTGTCGCTGCGGGCCCGGCTCGGCGTGCTGGTCGCGGTCGCGGTGGCGATCGCCGTGGTGACGGTGTCGGCGAGCTCGTGGAGCATCACCCGGGCCAACCTGTACGACCAGTTCGACGCCCGGCTCCAGTCCTACGCGCAACTGGCGGCGAAGACGTCGTCTCCGGAAGAAGCGCTGCAGACCCTCCGGTCCACCGAGGAACACCCCGGGTTCGGCCGCGACGGCGGGCTGACGGTGCAGTTCCTGTCCGCCACGGGCGCCGTGACGGGCACCGCGGGCACAATGCCGGTGATCCCGTCGTCTCCGCTGGACGAACCCGTCGCGTCGGGCTCGCTCAGCCGCACTTCCGACGTGCGCCGGATCGCGGGCGACCGGTTCCGGGTGTGGACGGCGCAGCGGTCCGACGGCGGCGCGGTTCAGGTGGCCCAAGACTCCGAAGAAGTCGAGAAGACGTTGGCCCGCTTGGGGTTCTGGCTACTCGCCGTGTCCCTGGTCGGCGTGCTCGGGGCGACCTTCACCGGTCGGGCGATCGCCCGCTCGGCGCTGCGCCCGGTCGACGACCTGACCGCGGCGGCCGAGAACGTCGCCCGGACGCAGGAGCTGTCGGCGGCCATCGACGTCGCCGCGACCGGCGAGATCGGCCGGCTGGCCACCTCGTTCAACGCGATGCTCGGTGCTTTGAGCCGCTCCCGCGACGAGCAGCGGCGCCTCGTCGAGGACGCCGGCCACGAGCTCCGGACGCCGTTGGCCAGTCTGCGCAACAACATCGAGCTCCTCATCCACGCCGACGCGAACCCGCAGCGACGGCTGTCACCCGAAGACCGGTCTCGGCTGCTGTCCGACCTGGACACCCAGGCCATCGAGCTGACCGCTCTGGTCGGCGAACTGGTCGAACTCTCCACCGGGGAACGGCCGAGCGAAGCGGCGGAACACCTTGTGCTGGCCGACGTCGTCCGCTCGGCCGTCGAACGCGCCCGGTCCCGGTGGCCGGACGTGTTCTTCGAGGCCGAGCTGACCGGCGCGGAGGTCGTCGCGCGGCCGGGGGCGATCGAGCGAGCCGTGGTGAACGTGCTCGACAACGCCGCGAAGTGGTCGCCGTCCGGGACAACAGTGCTGGTGACGATGTCGGTGGCGTCGGGCACGGTCCGAGTGCGCGTCGACGACGAAGGCCCAGGCATCGCCGAAGTCGATCTGCCGCACGTCTTCGAACGATTCTACCGGGCCGACGCCGCCCGCGCCCTGCCCGGCTCGGGGCTCGGGCTCGCCATCGTCGACCAGGTCCTGACCCAGCACGGCGGGCGCGCCGAAGCCGGCCACGCCGACGGCGGCGGCGCACGGTTCGACCTCGTGCTGCCCCTCGCCGCTTCTTAA
- a CDS encoding response regulator transcription factor: protein MHLVIVDDETALQDSLSRTLRFEGYTVSVAGDGASGLAMIRDQRPDGVLLDVTMPVLGGLETCRVLRAEGNTVPILMLTARTAVTDRVAGLDAGADDYLVKPFALQELLARVRALLRRTDYSTPPVPAAPPPLRFADVTLDPATREVFRGARPVHLTRTEFAMLETFLRHPRIVLTRTVMFESVWGYDFGTASNGLDVYVSYLRRKLEAEGEPRLLHTVRGVGYVLREEPL, encoded by the coding sequence GTGCACCTGGTGATCGTCGACGACGAGACAGCCCTGCAGGATTCCTTGTCGAGGACGTTGCGCTTCGAGGGCTACACCGTCTCCGTCGCCGGCGACGGGGCGTCCGGGCTCGCGATGATCCGCGACCAGCGCCCCGACGGGGTCCTGCTCGACGTCACCATGCCGGTGCTCGGCGGCCTGGAGACGTGCCGCGTCCTGCGGGCCGAGGGCAACACGGTGCCGATCCTCATGCTCACCGCGCGGACCGCGGTCACCGACCGGGTCGCCGGGCTCGACGCGGGCGCCGACGACTACCTCGTCAAGCCGTTCGCGCTGCAGGAACTGCTGGCTCGCGTGCGGGCCCTGCTGCGCCGCACCGACTACAGCACCCCGCCCGTGCCGGCCGCTCCTCCGCCACTTCGGTTCGCCGACGTGACCCTGGACCCGGCGACGCGGGAGGTGTTCCGCGGCGCCCGCCCGGTGCACCTGACCCGGACCGAGTTCGCGATGCTCGAAACGTTCCTGCGCCACCCGCGGATCGTGCTGACCCGCACCGTGATGTTCGAGAGCGTGTGGGGCTACGACTTCGGGACCGCGTCCAACGGGCTCGATGTCTACGTGAGCTACCTGCGCCGCAAGCTGGAGGCCGAGGGCGAGCCCCGGCTGCTGCACACCGTCCGCGGCGTCGGCTACGTGCTGCGCGAGGAACCGCTGTGA
- a CDS encoding DUF1707 SHOCT-like domain-containing protein, producing MSDDTARSTMPVGAVDGIRCSNAEREEVRATLYAAAGEGRLTMDEVEERLGRLEELRFRHELAGLTADLPASKADETTGWRPVLAAARRALLADFAVLLGRASEPASGRRRLLILITGLIGLLIAAAIVVGAVHGFGADEFSRHAMEAGEHGHGG from the coding sequence ATGAGCGACGACACGGCCCGCTCGACCATGCCCGTCGGTGCAGTGGACGGCATCCGCTGTTCGAATGCGGAACGTGAGGAAGTTCGGGCCACTCTGTATGCGGCTGCCGGTGAAGGCCGGCTGACGATGGACGAAGTCGAGGAGCGCCTGGGCCGGCTCGAGGAACTCCGTTTCCGGCACGAACTCGCGGGTCTGACCGCGGACCTACCCGCCTCGAAGGCGGACGAAACGACCGGTTGGCGGCCGGTCTTGGCCGCCGCCCGCCGTGCCCTCCTCGCCGACTTCGCGGTCCTGCTCGGCCGCGCTTCCGAGCCCGCGTCCGGCCGACGGCGTCTGCTGATCCTCATCACCGGGCTCATCGGACTGCTGATCGCCGCCGCAATCGTCGTGGGCGCGGTACACGGGTTCGGAGCCGACGAGTTCTCAAGACACGCGATGGAAGCCGGCGAGCACGGTCACGGCGGCTGA
- a CDS encoding ATP-binding protein, with product MPRQLPLAIKDFTGRAEHIATLDALLPAEDEGIGTGAVVISAVDGTAGIGKTTLAVWWAHRVQGRFPDGTLHANLRGYGAGDPARPGEVLEGFLRVLGLRAEQIPMGVEAQAGMFRSLLAGRRMLIVLDNANHADQVRPLLPGTPGCVVVVTSRESLTGLVVTEAATRLTLDLLSEVEAVELVTSILGPVRAAAEPDAIRELVRYCARLPLALRIAAGQATNPRVTVGDVVGELSDERLRLDTLSQDADERAAVRAVFDWSYRRLPAEPARVFRRLGLHPGEEFSVEAAAAVAELDLPGARRVLAALAAAHMIEPAAGHRRYRFHDLLRAYAADRAEHDDAPAERERARTALLTWYAHHAKTALGILFPAHRDWDPALRLATHARPEIELRGCEETWAWTDLEVDNLVAATRAADQHDEMPLTLLLVTTTAMILHRRGRWDDLFDLYSRALAAARRSGDRRAGLETLINLGETFQLLGQWQDADGVLQTALNMARELKDPWREATALLQLGNGCTAQRQYTQARNYLLAALPLTPGAQHGRIEAQTEVVLSRVFFGLGDYQEALRHARRCLALSRQAGDHEGQVHSLCGMAKIHHRLGEHQRAIEQCEQALGVASLQFFPTLVADTLDTLGIVLQATGDTARAIDCWREALRIYDDCNPEAGKYVRERIHALEDESSMPPEE from the coding sequence GTGCCGCGGCAGCTGCCGCTGGCGATCAAGGATTTCACCGGCCGTGCTGAGCACATCGCGACGCTGGACGCGCTGCTGCCTGCGGAGGACGAAGGCATCGGTACGGGCGCGGTGGTGATTTCGGCGGTGGACGGTACGGCGGGGATCGGCAAGACCACGTTGGCGGTGTGGTGGGCGCATCGGGTCCAGGGCCGGTTTCCCGACGGCACGTTGCATGCGAACCTGCGTGGCTACGGGGCCGGCGACCCGGCTAGGCCCGGCGAGGTGCTGGAGGGATTCCTGCGGGTACTGGGTCTACGGGCCGAGCAGATTCCGATGGGAGTCGAGGCGCAGGCGGGGATGTTTCGGTCACTGCTGGCCGGTCGGCGGATGCTGATCGTGCTGGACAACGCCAACCACGCCGACCAAGTCCGTCCGTTGTTGCCGGGCACGCCGGGGTGTGTCGTCGTGGTGACCAGCCGGGAGAGCCTGACCGGGCTGGTGGTGACCGAGGCAGCGACCCGGCTGACCCTCGATCTGCTGTCGGAGGTTGAAGCCGTGGAGCTGGTGACCAGCATCCTCGGCCCGGTCCGTGCCGCCGCCGAACCGGACGCGATCCGGGAACTGGTGCGGTACTGCGCCCGGTTGCCGCTGGCGTTGCGGATCGCCGCCGGCCAGGCCACGAACCCGCGTGTCACCGTAGGCGATGTGGTCGGCGAACTCTCCGATGAGCGGCTTCGTCTGGACACCCTGAGCCAGGACGCGGATGAACGGGCGGCGGTGCGAGCAGTGTTCGACTGGTCCTATCGACGTCTGCCCGCCGAACCGGCGCGGGTGTTCCGTCGCCTCGGCCTGCATCCCGGCGAGGAGTTCAGCGTAGAAGCCGCTGCTGCAGTGGCCGAGCTCGATCTGCCCGGAGCGAGGCGGGTGCTCGCAGCTTTGGCGGCAGCGCACATGATCGAACCGGCGGCCGGACACCGCCGCTACCGATTCCACGACCTGCTGCGCGCCTACGCCGCTGACCGCGCCGAGCACGACGATGCTCCAGCTGAGCGGGAGCGCGCCCGAACAGCGCTGCTGACCTGGTATGCCCACCATGCCAAGACCGCACTGGGGATCCTCTTCCCAGCACATCGTGACTGGGACCCCGCGCTACGCTTGGCCACGCACGCGCGCCCGGAGATCGAGCTCCGCGGATGTGAAGAGACGTGGGCGTGGACCGACCTCGAGGTCGACAACTTGGTCGCCGCCACCCGAGCCGCCGATCAGCACGACGAGATGCCCCTCACCCTCCTCCTCGTCACGACCACCGCGATGATCTTGCACCGTCGGGGACGTTGGGACGACCTGTTCGACCTGTACTCACGGGCTCTCGCAGCAGCCCGGCGCAGTGGCGACCGCCGCGCCGGACTCGAGACCCTGATCAATCTGGGCGAAACGTTTCAGCTGCTCGGCCAGTGGCAAGACGCCGACGGCGTACTGCAGACCGCATTGAATATGGCTCGCGAACTCAAGGACCCATGGCGGGAGGCAACGGCGCTCCTGCAACTCGGCAATGGGTGCACAGCGCAGCGGCAATACACCCAAGCGCGGAACTACCTGTTGGCAGCCTTACCCCTGACACCAGGTGCCCAGCATGGACGAATAGAAGCACAGACTGAGGTGGTGTTGAGCCGTGTCTTCTTCGGACTGGGCGACTACCAGGAGGCCCTCCGCCACGCCCGCCGCTGCCTTGCTCTCAGCCGACAAGCCGGCGATCATGAAGGTCAAGTCCACAGTCTGTGCGGCATGGCGAAAATCCACCACCGCCTGGGAGAACATCAGAGAGCGATCGAGCAGTGTGAGCAAGCCCTTGGCGTCGCTTCACTCCAGTTCTTCCCAACATTGGTCGCCGACACCCTCGACACGCTCGGCATCGTGCTACAGGCTACCGGAGATACTGCACGGGCTATTGACTGCTGGCGCGAAGCCCTGCGCATCTACGACGACTGCAACCCCGAAGCCGGCAAGTACGTGCGTGAGCGAATCCACGCCCTGGAGGACGAAAGCAGTATGCCCCCCGAAGAATAA
- a CDS encoding DUF2637 domain-containing protein, which translates to MTSSKANSETLSLWVQCVCTSLVALGAAYASYRHGRDFALRFGADESTAAIWPLIVDGLLTTATVELWKPSDGRRWIAWTAFGFGISLSLCANIGSAPRLTVFSIVVAACPPLALLLAVELLNRALKRHRRSGRRPDEGPHDRGQNELADRPRSSTGFVEADSELAALCEESAEERMWAYYLEEQSAGRTPTGADLDRVAGTNNYGRRVLRQWRTSGRGPDGSAVSALMAGRRPPAIAKETAEEGRAELQPAI; encoded by the coding sequence ATGACGTCGTCGAAGGCGAACAGTGAGACGTTGTCACTCTGGGTGCAGTGCGTGTGCACGAGCTTGGTGGCGCTGGGGGCGGCGTATGCGTCGTACCGGCACGGTCGTGATTTTGCGCTGCGGTTCGGTGCCGACGAGTCGACCGCCGCGATCTGGCCGTTGATCGTGGATGGGTTATTGACAACGGCGACGGTCGAGCTGTGGAAGCCGAGTGATGGCCGCCGGTGGATTGCGTGGACGGCGTTTGGCTTCGGCATCTCGCTCTCGTTGTGTGCGAACATCGGCTCGGCGCCGCGGCTGACGGTGTTCTCGATCGTGGTAGCAGCTTGCCCGCCCCTTGCCCTGCTCCTGGCGGTGGAGTTGCTGAACCGAGCGTTGAAGCGGCATCGACGTAGCGGGCGGCGGCCGGATGAAGGCCCGCATGATCGTGGTCAGAATGAGCTCGCCGATCGTCCTCGGTCCTCAACTGGCTTCGTCGAGGCGGATTCCGAGCTGGCGGCGTTGTGCGAGGAGTCTGCTGAGGAGCGGATGTGGGCGTACTACCTGGAGGAGCAATCGGCGGGTCGAACTCCGACAGGTGCGGATCTTGATCGGGTCGCCGGCACGAACAACTACGGGCGGCGGGTCTTACGGCAGTGGCGTACCAGTGGTCGCGGCCCGGACGGAAGTGCAGTCTCCGCGCTTATGGCGGGTCGCCGCCCGCCAGCAATTGCGAAGGAGACCGCAGAGGAGGGCAGGGCAGAGCTGCAACCCGCTATTTAA
- a CDS encoding DUF2637 domain-containing protein encodes MRRLKEWFAQDLALSVQCACTGLVAFGAAYASYRVGREFALRFGADAVTASIWPLLVDGLLTIAAVESPAGVVAAVGVDEFQGRHVVAGQEGPFDRACVAFVGDARRQLLAQILREADFEAQLVGDLGVPRVERDGQLVGRGLRAAEVVARRLGGHLTQDVEDLLQHRQPVPHIRYSRPFRVRSDAEGTAVPLLARVRLDVQQPQHADGDAEQHNHYPRARVVRCMSVS; translated from the coding sequence GTGAGGCGGCTCAAGGAGTGGTTTGCTCAAGACCTTGCTCTGTCCGTCCAGTGTGCCTGTACCGGTCTGGTCGCCTTCGGCGCGGCGTATGCCTCGTATCGCGTTGGACGCGAGTTCGCACTCCGCTTCGGCGCAGACGCGGTGACAGCGTCGATCTGGCCGCTGCTGGTCGATGGCCTGTTGACGATCGCGGCGGTCGAGTCCCCTGCTGGTGTGGTGGCGGCTGTGGGCGTCGACGAATTCCAGGGTCGTCATGTGGTCGCTGGACAGGAAGGCCCCTTCGATCGCGCTTGCGTCGCCTTCGTGGGCGATGCGCGTCGACAGCTGCTGGCCCAGATACTGCGCGAGGCCGATTTCGAAGCCCAGCTCGTGGGCGACCTCGGGGTACCTCGTGTGGAGCGCGATGGCCAGCTGGTAGGCCGTGGCCTACGGGCGGCCGAGGTAGTGGCCCGGCGGCTCGGGGGTCACCTCACGCAGGACGTCGAGGATCTTCTCCAGCACCGACAGCCGGTTCCACACATTCGGTACAGCCGTCCCTTCCGCGTCCGATCGGACGCGGAAGGGACGGCTGTACCGTTACTCGCACGTGTACGGCTGGACGTGCAGCAGCCACAGCACGCCGACGGTGACGCCGAGCAGCACAACCACTATCCGAGAGCCAGGGTCGTCCGGTGTATGTCGGTGAGCTGA